Proteins from a single region of Streptomyces spinoverrucosus:
- a CDS encoding PspC domain-containing protein produces MTDHQHAADAVPDAGTASDAAAATTAGEEPRAHEGARGKSNTSGGKSNTSAGSAARGTGDPGVPSDFGGPGDPGEQGDPGGPRTLEPPHKFRRDRRHKMFAGVCAGLGRQCDMDPVIFRITLAVLSATGGIGLIFYGFAWLFVPYDDEDENEVRKLLTGRVDGQALTAVLFALVGCGVFLTLLNNGGVLTFAVVLSLLLAGAGYWSHRRGAPDPDPLAAQAVADAPPEAQAPPVPAAYPSWWRDPIVKDGTHVGGTGYLWGPRDSRDRDIAAAVNVSLGAETGPQASLTQRTAPPKPRGPRWIGGWVFLLALLAGAVGTRVTWQEQPLGTSLQTGLACALAVIGLGIAVSAFLGRTGAGSIFLAIITAGLLAGAAAMPKNIGTEWIRTTWRPAAVADVERKYDLGTGVGTLDLTRLNPAKGQTVSTDAEVGVGRLRVIVPPDVTVKANIDVGVGDIQLPGEQKQDVDVEPGKYREVTLTPASGVKGAGTVDLDLRVGVGQVEVSRAAS; encoded by the coding sequence ATGACTGATCACCAGCACGCCGCGGATGCCGTGCCCGACGCGGGCACCGCGTCCGACGCTGCGGCCGCGACCACCGCAGGTGAGGAACCGCGCGCGCACGAGGGCGCGCGCGGCAAGAGCAACACGAGCGGCGGCAAGAGCAACACGAGCGCCGGGAGCGCGGCCCGCGGGACCGGTGACCCCGGCGTGCCCAGTGATTTCGGCGGGCCCGGTGATCCCGGCGAGCAGGGTGATCCCGGGGGGCCCAGGACGCTGGAGCCTCCGCACAAGTTCCGGCGGGATCGGCGGCACAAGATGTTCGCCGGGGTGTGTGCCGGGCTGGGGCGGCAATGCGACATGGATCCGGTGATCTTCCGGATCACCCTCGCCGTGCTCTCCGCGACCGGCGGTATCGGACTCATCTTCTACGGCTTCGCCTGGCTCTTCGTCCCGTACGACGACGAGGACGAGAACGAGGTCCGCAAGCTCCTGACCGGCCGGGTCGACGGACAGGCCCTCACCGCCGTGCTGTTCGCGCTGGTCGGCTGCGGTGTCTTCCTGACATTGCTGAACAACGGCGGGGTGCTGACCTTCGCCGTCGTCCTCTCCCTCCTCCTCGCGGGCGCCGGTTACTGGTCGCATCGCCGGGGCGCCCCGGACCCCGACCCGCTGGCGGCGCAGGCGGTCGCCGACGCCCCACCGGAGGCCCAGGCGCCGCCGGTCCCCGCCGCGTACCCCTCCTGGTGGCGGGACCCGATCGTCAAGGACGGCACGCATGTCGGCGGTACCGGCTATCTGTGGGGTCCGCGCGATTCCCGCGACCGGGACATCGCGGCGGCCGTCAACGTCAGCCTCGGTGCGGAAACCGGCCCTCAGGCCTCCCTCACCCAGCGCACCGCGCCGCCCAAGCCGCGCGGCCCGCGCTGGATCGGCGGCTGGGTCTTCCTGCTCGCACTCCTGGCGGGTGCGGTCGGCACACGCGTGACGTGGCAGGAGCAGCCGCTGGGCACCAGCCTGCAGACCGGCCTGGCCTGCGCGCTCGCCGTCATCGGGCTGGGCATCGCGGTCAGCGCGTTCCTGGGCCGCACGGGAGCGGGGTCGATCTTCCTGGCGATCATCACGGCGGGGTTGCTCGCCGGGGCGGCGGCGATGCCCAAGAACATCGGCACGGAGTGGATACGCACGACGTGGCGTCCCGCCGCGGTGGCCGACGTGGAGCGGAAGTACGACCTCGGCACCGGCGTCGGCACGCTGGATCTGACCCGGCTGAACCCGGCGAAGGGCCAGACGGTGTCCACGGACGCCGAGGTGGGCGTGGGCCGGCTGCGGGTGATCGTGCCGCCGGACGTGACCGTGAAGGCGAACATCGACGTGGGGGTGGGTGACATCCAGCTGCCGGGCGAGCAGAAGCAGGACGTGGATGTGGAGCCGGGCAAGTACCGGGAGGTGACGCTGACTCCGGCGTCGGGTGTGAAGGGCGCCGGCACGGTCGATCTCGACCTCAGGGTGGGCGTCGGTCAGGTGGAGGTGAGCCGTGCTGCGTCATGA
- a CDS encoding DoxX family membrane protein has product MTHGVRTETHSSHYDGGHADWRDTATRYALLPLRIFLGVTFIYAGLDKLTDSAFMQEAGSGSIGDTMRTVRDSSAIPALVDLALENPVAFGYAMAFGELAVGIGILLGLLARLAALGGALISLSLWLTVSWASDPYYYGNDLAYLMAWLPLVLAGAPMLSLDAALRSRRRRRAGGYR; this is encoded by the coding sequence ATGACTCACGGTGTTCGTACAGAGACGCACAGCTCCCACTACGACGGCGGCCACGCCGACTGGCGTGACACCGCCACCCGCTACGCCCTCCTTCCCCTCCGGATCTTCCTCGGCGTCACGTTCATCTACGCCGGTCTCGACAAACTCACCGACAGCGCGTTCATGCAGGAAGCCGGTTCCGGCTCCATCGGCGACACGATGCGCACCGTCCGGGACTCCTCGGCCATCCCCGCCCTCGTCGACCTGGCCCTGGAGAACCCGGTCGCCTTCGGCTACGCCATGGCCTTCGGTGAACTCGCCGTCGGCATCGGCATCCTCCTCGGCCTCCTCGCCCGCCTCGCCGCCCTCGGCGGCGCGCTGATCTCCCTGAGCCTCTGGCTCACCGTCAGCTGGGCCTCCGACCCGTACTACTACGGCAACGACCTCGCCTATCTGATGGCCTGGCTCCCCCTCGTCCTCGCCGGCGCCCCCATGCTCTCCCTGGACGCGGCCCTTCGCTCACGACGGCGACGGCGGGCGGGCGGGTATCGCTAG
- a CDS encoding DUF4429 domain-containing protein, with product MAEIIQRDGTWAFDGSTVRITPGLHRSVPLFRQTYGQVVVPLEAVAGVVYEPDRKRGRLRLRLREGADPLLQATAGRLPDAADPYQLTVDLDRSGVAEYVAEEIRQALMLEQIPKEPTHAYLLPGPPVPVSVRSSDGTVSFDGTQVRIDWSDISDRVKRATGPRIIALGDLVRVEWLPNSGSEDGFLRFVTHETAHSKLPPEKDPYALDLWGSTRRDLLTALLATAVTARLPHPSTHSHTSPGEPTDRPPRPSPTVAPPADHHDVLLRRLRELGELHRDGVLTDEEFAMTKAAVLRGF from the coding sequence ATGGCCGAGATCATCCAGCGGGACGGGACCTGGGCCTTCGACGGCAGCACGGTGCGCATCACGCCGGGGCTGCACCGCTCCGTGCCGCTGTTCCGGCAGACGTACGGGCAGGTCGTCGTGCCGCTTGAGGCCGTCGCGGGTGTGGTGTACGAGCCCGACCGCAAGCGCGGGCGGCTCCGGCTGCGGCTGCGCGAGGGCGCGGATCCGCTGCTCCAGGCGACCGCCGGCCGGCTGCCCGACGCGGCCGATCCCTACCAGCTCACGGTGGACCTGGACCGTTCCGGGGTCGCCGAGTACGTGGCCGAGGAGATCCGGCAGGCCCTGATGCTGGAGCAGATCCCCAAGGAGCCGACCCACGCGTATCTGCTGCCCGGGCCGCCGGTCCCGGTCTCGGTGCGGTCCTCCGACGGGACGGTCTCCTTCGACGGTACGCAGGTCAGGATCGACTGGAGCGACATCTCGGACCGCGTCAAACGCGCGACCGGCCCGCGGATCATCGCCCTCGGCGACCTCGTCAGGGTCGAGTGGCTGCCCAACTCAGGCTCCGAGGACGGCTTCCTGCGCTTCGTCACCCACGAGACGGCACACTCCAAACTGCCGCCCGAGAAGGACCCGTACGCCCTGGACCTGTGGGGCAGCACCCGCCGCGATCTGCTCACCGCCCTGCTCGCCACCGCCGTCACCGCCCGGCTGCCGCACCCGTCCACCCACTCGCACACCAGCCCCGGCGAACCCACCGACCGCCCACCGCGCCCGAGTCCCACCGTTGCGCCGCCGGCCGACCATCACGACGTACTCCTGCGCCGCCTGCGGGAGTTGGGCGAACTTCACCGGGACGGGGTACTCACGGACGAGGAGTTCGCGATGACGAAGGCGGCGGTGCTGCGGGGGTTCTGA
- a CDS encoding class II aldolase/adducin family protein translates to MPAPTPPQPLPTDRLQFAMPPMYESVDDERRHRKERLAGALRVFGRYGFEDGVSGHITARDPEYTNCFWVNPFGMPFRHVTVSDLVLTNQDGQVVEGRYHVNQAAFTVHAQVHAARPDVVAVAHCHSVHGRALSALGDLLDPITQESCAFYEDHALYDAYTGVSVNAEEGRRIAAALGSHKALVLRNHGLLTVGDSVDAAAWWFMSMERSCQVQLTAKAAGRPILIDHKQAVATREQLGGDLVAWINYQPLWQDITRREPDLLS, encoded by the coding sequence ATGCCCGCGCCCACCCCGCCCCAGCCCCTGCCCACCGACCGGCTGCAGTTCGCGATGCCGCCGATGTACGAATCGGTCGACGACGAGCGCCGGCACCGCAAGGAACGGCTCGCGGGCGCGCTGCGGGTCTTCGGGCGGTACGGCTTCGAGGACGGCGTCTCCGGGCACATCACCGCCCGCGACCCCGAGTACACGAACTGCTTCTGGGTCAATCCGTTCGGCATGCCGTTCCGGCACGTCACCGTCAGCGACCTCGTCCTGACCAACCAGGACGGGCAGGTCGTCGAGGGCCGCTACCACGTCAACCAGGCCGCCTTCACCGTGCACGCCCAGGTGCACGCCGCCCGCCCCGACGTCGTCGCCGTCGCCCACTGCCACTCCGTGCACGGCCGCGCCCTGTCCGCGCTCGGTGACCTGCTCGACCCGATCACCCAGGAGAGCTGCGCCTTCTACGAGGACCACGCGCTGTACGACGCCTACACCGGCGTCTCCGTCAACGCCGAGGAGGGCCGCCGTATCGCCGCCGCGCTCGGCTCCCACAAGGCACTCGTGCTGCGCAACCACGGCCTGCTGACCGTCGGCGACTCGGTGGACGCGGCGGCCTGGTGGTTCATGTCCATGGAGCGTTCCTGCCAGGTGCAGCTGACCGCGAAGGCGGCGGGCCGCCCGATCCTGATCGACCACAAGCAAGCGGTCGCGACGCGGGAACAGCTGGGCGGCGATCTGGTCGCGTGGATCAACTACCAGCCGCTGTGGCAGGACATCACACGCAGGGAGCCGGATCTGCTGTCGTAG
- a CDS encoding pyridoxamine 5'-phosphate oxidase family protein: MAANWASFVTAEPDLAKTVEERFGAHTHHILATLRKDGSPRTTGIEVRFLNGELWLGMMPDSRKALDLRRDPRFALQANPGEGTSMGGGDVRIAGRAIEVEDAETKARYGEEVEPPEPFHLFRTELTEVVRTYVEDDTYLVLQVWKPGEPLRTIKRT, from the coding sequence ATGGCAGCGAACTGGGCATCCTTCGTCACCGCCGAACCCGATCTCGCGAAGACCGTCGAGGAACGCTTCGGCGCCCACACTCACCACATCCTCGCGACCCTGCGCAAGGACGGCTCGCCGCGCACCACGGGGATCGAGGTGCGGTTCCTCAACGGCGAGCTGTGGCTCGGCATGATGCCGGACTCGCGCAAGGCGCTGGACCTGCGCCGCGACCCGCGCTTCGCGCTCCAGGCGAACCCCGGGGAGGGTACGTCGATGGGCGGCGGTGACGTACGGATCGCCGGGCGGGCGATCGAGGTCGAGGACGCGGAGACCAAGGCCAGGTACGGCGAAGAGGTGGAACCGCCGGAGCCGTTCCACCTCTTCCGCACCGAGCTGACCGAGGTCGTACGGACCTACGTCGAGGACGACACCTACCTCGTCCTGCAGGTCTGGAAGCCCGGCGAGCCCCTGCGCACGATCAAGCGCACCTGA